One Flavobacterium sp. 90 DNA segment encodes these proteins:
- a CDS encoding 3-hydroxyanthranilate 3,4-dioxygenase produces MSIAKPFNLTKWIDENRHLLKPPVGNKNLYVDSGDYIVMIVAGPNARKDYHYNETEELFYQLEGSIKVVIQEDGERKEMELNAGDMYLHPAKIPHSPVRSAGSIGLVIERKRAGKGYTDGLLWHCDNCNHKLYEVFFELHNIEKDFLPHFEHFYNSEELRTCDNCGTIMESDPRFVAKK; encoded by the coding sequence ATGTCAATTGCAAAACCTTTCAATCTTACCAAATGGATCGACGAAAATCGTCATTTATTAAAACCACCTGTTGGAAACAAAAATCTTTATGTTGATTCCGGTGATTATATTGTGATGATTGTTGCGGGGCCAAATGCCCGAAAAGACTACCATTATAACGAAACCGAAGAACTTTTTTACCAACTCGAAGGAAGTATTAAAGTTGTAATTCAAGAAGACGGCGAACGTAAAGAAATGGAGTTAAATGCAGGCGATATGTATTTGCATCCAGCAAAAATTCCGCATTCTCCAGTTCGTTCAGCGGGTTCTATTGGTTTAGTAATCGAGCGTAAACGTGCCGGAAAAGGATATACTGACGGCTTGCTTTGGCATTGTGATAATTGCAATCATAAGCTTTACGAAGTATTTTTTGAACTCCATAATATAGAGAAAGACTTCTTGCCACATTTCGAACATTTCTACAATTCAGAAGAATTGAGAACTTGCGACAATTGCGGAACCATAATGGAATCTGATCCAAGATTTGTAGCGAAGAAATAA
- a CDS encoding 3',5'-cyclic-nucleotide phosphodiesterase: MNIFNRLLLCFFLISINGFSQKVQKSAFQVVPLGIKGGIDEKNLSAYLVAPRNTNDFISLDAGTINAGIEKAIENKVFKVSTSEVLRKYIKGYFISHAHLDHVSGLIINSPADSSKTVYATEKCMEMMENHYFNDQTWANFGDKGPGSPLKKYHFQTLNIGEETPITNTTMTVKAFPLSHVNPFESTAFLIRNGDSYVLYLGDTGPDSVEKSDKLKSLWTAVAPLVKSKELKGIFIEVSFPNEQPDKFLFGHLTPNYLMKELHILEELSGKDTLEGFNIIVTHLKPPTKNIIKLKEQLKNQNDLGLKIIYPEQGKRFEL; the protein is encoded by the coding sequence ATGAATATTTTCAATCGTCTTCTACTCTGCTTCTTTTTAATTTCAATAAATGGATTTTCACAGAAAGTACAAAAGTCAGCTTTTCAGGTTGTTCCTTTGGGAATAAAAGGCGGAATTGACGAAAAAAATCTTTCGGCTTATTTGGTGGCACCGAGAAATACAAACGATTTTATTTCTTTGGACGCAGGAACCATAAATGCAGGAATCGAAAAAGCAATTGAAAACAAGGTTTTTAAAGTTTCAACAAGTGAAGTTTTGCGAAAATATATTAAAGGATATTTTATTTCTCACGCACATTTAGATCACGTTTCTGGATTGATTATTAATTCCCCAGCTGATTCTTCAAAAACTGTTTATGCAACGGAGAAATGTATGGAAATGATGGAAAATCATTATTTTAATGATCAAACCTGGGCAAATTTTGGTGATAAAGGTCCCGGAAGTCCCTTAAAAAAATACCATTTTCAAACTTTAAATATCGGAGAAGAAACTCCAATTACTAATACAACGATGACGGTAAAAGCATTTCCGTTAAGTCATGTGAATCCGTTTGAAAGTACAGCTTTCTTAATTAGAAATGGAGATTCTTATGTGCTTTATTTAGGAGATACCGGACCAGATTCTGTTGAAAAAAGCGATAAACTAAAATCTCTTTGGACAGCGGTTGCGCCTCTTGTAAAAAGCAAGGAATTAAAAGGAATCTTTATAGAAGTTTCATTCCCAAATGAGCAACCTGACAAATTTTTGTTCGGGCATTTGACTCCAAATTATTTAATGAAAGAACTTCATATTCTTGAAGAATTGTCAGGAAAAGACACTTTGGAAGGTTTTAATATTATTGTTACGCACCTAAAACCGCCAACTAAAAACATTATCAAACTTAAAGAACAACTTAAAAATCAGAATGATCTTGGTTTGAAGATTATTTATCCTGAGCAAGGGAAAAGATTTGAGTTGTAA
- a CDS encoding type II toxin-antitoxin system RelE/ParE family toxin produces the protein MRIVWSSQANYTFYRTRNYLLQYRNNEIAQKFANEVLRIIDLISINPYLGKFRPDLECNEIIISKYTSLYYIINPNFIHLIRFYDNRQRPLTILDF, from the coding sequence ATGAGAATTGTTTGGTCATCACAAGCTAATTATACCTTTTATCGAACAAGAAATTATTTACTTCAATATAGAAATAACGAAATTGCTCAAAAATTTGCAAACGAAGTACTTCGCATTATTGATTTAATTTCAATAAATCCTTATTTAGGAAAATTTAGACCTGATTTAGAATGCAATGAAATCATAATCTCAAAGTATACTTCTTTATATTACATAATAAATCCGAATTTTATTCATTTAATCAGATTTTATGACAATCGCCAGAGACCTTTAACAATCCTAGATTTCTAA
- a CDS encoding aldehyde dehydrogenase family protein, with product MTTIASQFGMNEALEKLGIKLVNDGTSTGTQNFASGESLDSFSPVDGKLIASVKMSTQEDYEKVMRAATEAFKTFRLIPAPQRGEIVRQFGQKLRENKEALGKLVSYEMGKSLQEGYGEVQEMIDICDFAVGLSRQLHGLTMHSERPGHRMYEQYHPLGVVGIISAFNFPVAVWSWNTALAWISGDVCVWKPSEKTPLCGIACQNIIAQVIKENNLPEGISCLINGDYKIGELMTADTRIPLVSATGSTRMGKIVAQAVAGRLGKSLLELGGNNAIIVTPDADIKMTVIGAVFGAVGTAGQRCTSTRRLIIHESIYDKVKDALVAAYKQLRIGNPLDENNHVGPLIDTHAVELYAQALNKVVAEGGNILVEGAVLSGEGYESGCYVRPAIAEAQNSFAIVQHETFAPVLYLIKYSGEVDNAIELQNGVAQGLSSAIMTNNLREAERFLSVTGSDCGIANVNIGTSGAEIGGAFGGEKETGGGRESGSDAWKIYMRRQTNTINYTTSLPLAQGIKFDL from the coding sequence ATGACAACAATAGCATCGCAATTTGGAATGAATGAGGCTCTGGAAAAATTGGGCATCAAATTGGTAAATGACGGAACATCAACAGGAACGCAAAATTTTGCTTCCGGAGAAAGTTTGGATAGTTTCTCGCCAGTTGACGGAAAATTAATTGCTTCGGTAAAAATGTCAACTCAGGAAGATTATGAAAAAGTAATGCGTGCAGCAACAGAAGCTTTCAAAACTTTTCGCTTAATTCCTGCACCACAACGTGGAGAAATTGTACGTCAGTTTGGGCAAAAGTTGCGCGAAAATAAAGAAGCTCTTGGTAAATTGGTTTCTTATGAAATGGGGAAATCATTGCAGGAAGGTTATGGTGAAGTTCAGGAAATGATTGATATCTGTGATTTTGCTGTTGGTTTATCACGTCAATTACACGGATTAACAATGCATTCAGAAAGACCTGGACATCGTATGTATGAGCAATATCATCCATTGGGAGTTGTTGGAATTATTTCGGCATTTAATTTTCCGGTGGCAGTTTGGTCTTGGAACACAGCTTTAGCATGGATTTCAGGTGATGTTTGTGTTTGGAAACCCTCTGAGAAAACTCCTCTTTGTGGAATTGCTTGTCAAAATATCATCGCGCAAGTTATCAAAGAAAATAATTTACCGGAAGGAATTTCATGTCTGATAAACGGTGATTATAAGATAGGTGAATTAATGACGGCTGATACACGAATTCCGTTAGTTTCTGCGACAGGTTCAACCCGAATGGGAAAAATTGTTGCACAAGCAGTTGCGGGTCGCTTAGGGAAATCATTATTAGAATTAGGAGGCAATAATGCAATCATTGTAACTCCGGATGCTGATATTAAAATGACTGTTATTGGAGCAGTTTTTGGTGCTGTAGGAACGGCGGGACAACGTTGTACATCGACACGAAGATTAATCATTCACGAAAGTATTTATGATAAAGTAAAAGATGCTTTAGTTGCGGCTTATAAACAATTGAGAATTGGAAACCCGCTTGACGAAAACAATCACGTTGGTCCACTTATTGATACTCATGCAGTTGAATTGTATGCTCAGGCATTAAATAAAGTGGTTGCCGAAGGTGGAAATATCTTGGTTGAAGGTGCGGTACTTTCGGGCGAAGGTTACGAAAGTGGCTGTTATGTGAGACCGGCAATTGCTGAGGCTCAAAATTCATTTGCAATCGTACAACATGAAACATTTGCTCCGGTTTTATATTTGATTAAGTATTCAGGAGAAGTAGACAATGCGATCGAACTTCAGAACGGAGTTGCACAAGGATTATCATCGGCAATTATGACGAATAACCTTCGCGAAGCCGAAAGATTTTTATCAGTTACAGGTTCTGATTGCGGAATTGCAAACGTAAATATTGGAACTTCAGGTGCTGAAATCGGTGGAGCTTTTGGTGGAGAAAAAGAAACTGGTGGAGGAAGAGAATCAGGTTCTGATGCCTGGAAAATCTATATGCGCCGTCAAACTAATACAATCAATTATACAACAAGTTTGCCTTTAGCACAAGGAATCAAATTTGATTTGTAA